The following coding sequences lie in one Salvia splendens isolate huo1 unplaced genomic scaffold, SspV2 ctg852, whole genome shotgun sequence genomic window:
- the LOC121791611 gene encoding nudix hydrolase 15, mitochondrial-like has product MMSSSNTSDLRSIAERLRRHDNTNYSRIAGELGTNRAAVLICLFQGKEGHLRVILTQRSSTISSHSGEVALPGGKWEEGDDTHAATALREANEEIGLDPSTVEIVSILHPFYTKRHITVFPVIGIVWDISSFSPVLNPSEVESVFDVPLEMFLKNEKRREEKIELMGERFLVHYFDYETEKRCYTIWALTASILIKAASIIYQRPPAFEEHKPTFWGRSRH; this is encoded by the exons ATGATGAGCTCCAGCAATACTTCCGACCTCCGCTCAATCGCCGAAAGACTACGCCGTCACGACAACACCAATTATTCACGAATTGCCGGCGAATTGGGGACTAATCGAGCTGCGGTTCTGATCTGCTTGTTCCAAGGAAAAGAAGGGCATCTTCGCGTCATACTCACTCAGAGATCTTCAACCATCTCCTCTCACTCTGGTGAAGTTGCTTTGCCCGGAGGCAAGTGGGAAGAAGGCGACGACACCCACGCCGCCACCGCTCTCAGAGAGGCCAACGAAGAAATCGGATTAGACCCTTCCACTGTCGAAATTGTCTCCATTCTCCACCCCTTCTACACCAAG CGCCATATTACTGTATTTCCAGTGATTGGAATAGTTTGGGATATCAGCAGCTTCTCCCCTGTCCTTAATCCCTCCGAGGTGGAATCAGTATTCGATGTTCCATTAGAGATGTTTCTCAAG AATGAAAAACGAAGAGAGGAGAAGATAGAGCTGATGGGCGAAAGATTTTTGGTGCATTACTTTGATTACGAAACGGAAAAGAGATGTTACACAATATGGGCTCTGACTGCCTCCATTTTAATCAAAGCTGCATCAATTATCTATCAACGCCCCCCTGCCTTTGAAGAGCATAAGCCCACCTTCTGGGGCAGAAGTCGTCATTGA